The Prochlorococcus marinus str. MIT 9301 genome segment CTAACTCTTTGCATGGATCGAATAGTAGGGAATTTATTCTTGCCACTATATTTCAGACCAAGTATTATTTGTGACTTATAGCCTTCACCTTCTTCATTAATGTCAGAAATAAAACCCTCTTTTTGAAGTACTTTTGCAATACTTAGGGACATTTTTGAACTTGGGATTGATGTGGTTGTATGCTTTTTTTGACTCGCATTTCTAATTCGAGTAAGCATATCTGAAATAGGATCGTGATTTGACATGGTTTTAATTTAATTCTTACTAAAAGGCATTCCTAACTCTTGCAAGAGAGCTTTACCCTCTTGATCTGATCTCGCACTAGTGACAATAGTTATATCCATACCTCTTATTGAATCTATTTTATCAAAAGAGATTTCAGGAAAAATTAATTGCTCTTTCACTCCAACGGTGTAATTCCCCCTCCCATCAAAACTTTTTGGATTAACTCCTCTAAAGTCTCTTATTCTTGGTAAAGCTAGATTTATAAATCTCTCTAAAAAGGAATACATCCTGTCACCTCTCAAAGTTACAGTACAACCAATTGGCATACCCTCACGAATTTTAAAACCCGCGATAGCTTTTTTGGCCCTAGTTACTAGTGCCTTTTGCCCTGTAATTGTTGCCATTTCATTCAAGGAAGCCTCTAAAGCTTTTGAATTTGAAGCTGCCTCACCAAGACCTCTGTTAACGTTGACTTTGACAACTTTAGGTACTTGATGAATATTTTTAAGACCAAGGTCTTTTAAAAGTTTTGGTCTAATTGATTCTTTGTAGCGATTTTTTAGAGTCATAATTTTTTTGTTAATTCTGGTCTTTGTCAGAATTGATAAATTAGAAAAAGTTTAAATCTGGTTTCTGATGAAAAATTAATCAATTACTTCACCAGTCTTCTTCAGTCTTCTTTTCTTAACTCCCTCTTTATCAATAAAATATTCAATCTTACTTGTAAGATTTTTTTCCTTTGAGAAGAACATTACATTTGATGCATGTAAAGATGCCTCCTCTGTAAGTATTCTCCCAGTTTCCCCTTCCTGAGTTGGTTTTACATGTTTAGTCCTAAGGTTTATTCCCTTAACTACTACTCTATTTTCAAGAGGAATAGTTTTTAGAACTTCTCCTGTTTTCCCCTTTTCCTTGCCATTAATTACTTTTACTAAATCTCCAGTTTTGATTCTCATTTTTATTCTTTGGAAATTCTTCTTTTGTTTTAATGAATCCAACATTTAAATCACCTCCGGAGCAAGAGAAACAATTTTTGTATAATTTTTATCCCGCAGTTCTCTGGCTACAGGACCAAAAACTCTAGTACCTTTTGGATTCTTATCCTCATTAATCAAAACAGCAGCATTATCATCAAATCTGATTGAATTACCAGTATTTCTTCTTAATGTTGCTTTTGTTCTAACGATGACGGCTTTCACAACTTCAGATTTCTTAACTCCCATATTCGGAAGAGCATCTTTAACAGTTGCTACAATTACATCCCCAACATGTGCGTATCTTCTATTAGAACCTAAGACCCTAATACATTGAAGTCTTTTCGCTCCGCTATTATCAGCAACTGTTAAATAGGTTTCTTGTTGAATCATTTTTTAACCTCCTTAGCCTGGCTTGTTTTATTCAGAATCTCTTCAATTGCCCATCTTTTATGGGCGCTAAGCGGTCTAGTTTCTCTTATTTTAACTCGATCACCTAAAACACATGTATTTTCTGGATCATGCGCCTTATATCTCGTAGTCCTACTTACAATTTTTTTATAAGTGGGGTGTGGATATCTATTAATAACAGCAACAACAACTGTTTTATCCATTTTGTCGCTGACAACAGTACCAATTCTTTCTTTAAGTGCCATAACTAATAATTAATCAGAAGTAGTTTTAGAAGCAGATTGAGTCTTACTAAGAGTTAGTAATTGCGCAACTTGTTTCTTGATGATTTTAAATTTATGAGTTTCATTAAGCTGTCTCGTAGCTTGCTTGAATCTCAATTCAAAAAGATCTTTTCTTAATTGGCCAATCTTTTCAGTAATTTGATCGGAATTTAATTTTTTAAATTCTTTAAGAGACTCTGAGTTTTTCATTGTTTAACCTCCTCTTGAGATTTTTTACTATTTTTTGTATTTTCTTGGGAGGAAACTTCAAGATTTTTATCAATGGAGATAAATTTTGTTTTTACAGGAAGTTTGTATTGAGCCAGACGCATAGCTTCCTTTGCAGTTTCCTCAGTGATATCCTCACCCCCCATTTCAAAAAGTATTCTTCCAGGTTTTACAACTGCGACCCAAAACTCTGGATTACCTTTACCAGAACCCATTCTAGTTTCAGCAGGTCTCATGGTTACAGGTTTATCAGGAAATATTCTTATCCAGATTTGACCACCACGTTTGATATATCTTGTCATAGCTCGTCTACTCGCCTCTATTTGTCGTGCAGTGACCCAACCACAGTCTTGAGCTTGGAGAGCAAATTGACCGAATGCAATAGTATTACCTTTTGAGGCTACCCCTCTCATTCTGCCTCTGTGTTGTTTACGGAATTTAGTACGTTTTGGACTAAGCATTTTTATACCTCCTATGAATTCTCATTTGAACGATCCTCAAATTGCTGAGGTCTTCTACTTGCTTTCCTCTTAGGGCTCGCACCCACAGGTATAGTTTGTTCTTCTTTAGGAAGAACTTCACCTTTGAAAACCCAAACTTTAATGCCTAGAACTCCGTAAGTTGTATTAGCTTCACGTGTTGCATAATCAATTTCAGCTCTCAAAGTATGTAAGGGTACTCTACCTTCTCTCGTCCATTCTGTTCTAGCTATTTCAGCACCATTTAACCTTCCACCTACTTGAATTTTGAGGCCTAAGACTCCAGCCCTTTGAGCCCGTTGTAAGGCCATCCTTATAGTTCTTCTAAAAGCGACTCTTTTTTCTAGTTGTTGCGCAATATATTCTGCTAGTAAAAAAGCATCTGCATCTACGCGTTCAACTTCAACAACATTAATTCTGACTTGCCTAGTCCTATCTCCTATAGTTTTTTGAATGCCAGATCTTAATTCTTCAATACCACTTCCTTGTCTTCCAACTATAACTCCTGGTCTTGCTGTTTTTAATTCAAGTTCCAGTTGGTCAGCTTTTCTAGCTATTAAAACATCGCTAATTCCTGCTGCACCATATTTTTTTTGTATGAAAGTACGAATTTTAAAATCTTCTTGGAGAAGAATTGGATATGTTTTAGAAGTAGCAAACCACTTAGAGCGATGCTCTTGTGTAATGCCTAATCTCAGTCCAGAAGGATGTATTTTGTGTCCCATTAGTTTTGTACCTCCGCATTAGTTTGGGTAGGAGCAGATTCTACAGAAATACTTATATGGCAAGTCTGTTTTTTAATTGAAAAAGCTCGACCTTGAGCTCTGGGCCTATACCTTTTCATTACAGGACCACTATTAGCCCATGCAGAGGAAATAACTAAGGTAGATGGATCCATTCCAAGGTTATGTTCTGCATTGGCAACCGCAGATCTTAGAACTTTAGTAATAGGGTCTGTAGATCTGTAAGGCATAAATTCCAACATAATCAATGCATCTCTATAGGACCTACCCCTTATCTGATCCAAAACTCTTCTCACTTTAGAGGCTGATCCGCGAACATAGTTCCCATGTGCAACGGCTGTTTTTTGTGTTTCAGGTGTTGTTGTCATGATTTTGCTCCTTTCTTATCTCTTATATGACCTCGGTAAGTGCGTGTAGGAGCAAATTCACCGAGTTTATGACCAATCATTTGTTCAGTAATAAATACTGGAATGTGAGTCTTGCCATTATGAACAGCGATTGTATGACCGATCATTAAAGGTAAAATCGTAGAGGATCTCGACCAAGTTTTGATAACAGACTTATCATTATCAGTATTTTGTTTTTCTACCTTTTTGAGCAAGCTATCTGCTATGAAAGGTCCTTTTTTTAGTGAGCGTCCCATAATTATGTAATAGAAATTGAAATAATAGATGAAGTAATCAAGAGTCTCTTCCTCCTCTACTCCTCTTAGAAATGCGACGACGTCTTCGAACTACTAATTTATTACTTGGTTTGTTCTTTTTACGTGTCTTTAATCCAAGAGCTGGTTTGCCCCAGGGAGTAACTGGGCCTGCTCTACCAATTGGTGCTTTTCCCTCTCCTCCTCCATGTGGATGATCACATGGGTTCATTACACTACCTCTTACTTGGGGCCTTCTACCAAGCCATCTTCTTCTTCCTGCTTTACCTAAGCTAGTATTTCTTATTTCAGAATTACCAACTTCTCCAAGAGTTGCATAGCATTCCTTTCTTACAAGTCTTACCTCGGTAGATGGGAGTTTTAACGCAACATAATCTCCCTCTTTTGCCATAACTTGAGCACTAGCTCCTGCGGATCTAACCATCTGAGCACCTCTACCCGCATATAACTCAACACAATGAACACTTGATCCTAATGGCATAACAGAAAGTGGCATTGCATTTCCATCTTCAATTGGAACACTTTCTCCAGATATGACATTTTGTCCGACTTTTACGCCTGCTGGAGCGATAATATATCTTTTTTCGCCATCTTCGTAGAATAATAGTGCTAATCTTGCATTTCTATGAGGATCGTAATGTATAGCTGCAACTTTAGCGTTAATGTTTCTTTTATCTCTTCTAAAGTCGACTAATCTATATTGCCTTTTGTGACCACCTCCACGATGACGACAAGTAATAACTCCACGATTATTCCTACCTTTAACCCTATGTTTTGAAACTATTAGTGATCTTTCAGGTTTTGAACTTGTTATTTCACTAAAGTCAGTAACCACTCTCTGCCTAGTACCAGGTGTATAAGGTTTAAATTTACGGATTGCCATGATTAAAACTCCTTAAGATTCTGGAAATAGTTGGATTTTGTCTCCTTCGGCAAGACGTACAATTGCCTTTTTGACCTGAGAACGTTTACCGGAAAATTTTCCGACTCTTCTTGTTCTCCTAGGAGGATTCATAGTGTTTACTCCTATGACTTTAACACTGAACAAGGCTTCAATAGCTGCCTTTATTTGTGGTTTTGCCGCTCTATGATCAACTTCAAAAGTATATTGGTTAAAATCTAGTGCATTTGTAGCTTTCTCAGTAATAACTGGCTTTCGTATTACATCTGCTAAACGAGAATTGAATAATTTACTCATGATGCATAAACCTCCTGAATTTTATCTATCGCTGATTGACCTATTACCAATTTATTTGCGTTGAGAATATCAAATACATTTAATTGATCAGCGGCGATTAATTTTACTTTCTCAATATTATTAATGGATTTTTTTATAATATCGGACGGACTATCAAGAATAACCAAAACTTTTTCAGTTTTTTGTATACCTAATCGAGCAAGGCCATTGATGATGTCACTTGTTTTAGGCTGCTTTAGAGTAGATCCAAAATCTTCAACAGCCTTAATATCAGATACTCTAGACATAAGTGCTGTTCTAAGAGCTAATCTACGCTCCTTACGATTCATATCAAGATTGTAAGAACGTGGCTTAGGTCCAAAAATAATTCCGCCACCTGGTCTCAAGGGTGTCCTTATTGAACCTTGACGAGCTCTTCCTGTACCTTTTTGTTTGTATGGCTTTCTACCGCCCCCGCGCACTTCAGATCTTGTCAAAGTTGATGCTGTCCCCTGTCTTTTATTTGCTAGCTGCCTAAGGACTGCTCTATGTATTAGGTCTGCAGAAGAAGTTTTTTTAGCAACTGCTAAATCAAGAGAAACTTTGCCAGATTTTTTACCATCCCACTTAAGAGTTTCAAGTGTTGTCATGATTTTTCACCTCCTTTTTTGCCTACAATATTATTTGGCTTAATATTTATTATTGAGCCTGGTTTACCTGGGACAGAACCCTTTACTACAAGCAAATTTTTCTGATCATCAATTTTTAGAACTAACAAACCTTTAGTAGTAATTTGTTTTCCTCCATATCTTCCTGCCATTCTTTTTCCAGGATAAATTCTGCCTGGAGTTGTTCCTGCACCTGTAGATCCAGGTGCTCTATGATTTTTTGAACCATGACTCATTGGACCTCTGCTAAAACCATGTCTTTTCTGGTAACCAGCAAAACCTCTACCCATAGATTTACCACTGATATCAACTTTTTGACCAACCTCAAAGTTTTTTACAGTTATTTGATTTCCGATTTCATAAGATGAAGTTTCTTCAACCCTATATTCTTTCAAATGCTTTAAAAGTTCTTCACCTGATTTCAACAAATGTCCCTTTTCAGGCTTACTTATGTGCTTATCTTTGGACAAGCCATAACCTATTTGAACGGCAGTATAACCATCCAAAGCGGTTGTTTTCAATTGAGTGATACGGCAAGGACCAGCCTCAATAAGAGTAACTGGCACCGAATTACCTTTTTCGTCGAAAAGTTGGGACATGCCCAATTTCTTTCCTAAAATTCCTATAGACATAAGACTAAATTAGGCTAGCTCGTAATGATTTTTAAATTATCTAAAACCTTTAATTATTAAGGTGAAGTTAATAAAAAAACAATTAATAAGGTTGAGACTTATCTGAAAATCTAGATAGTTTCTCCGGGGATAAACCCACCTGTGTTTTTTAACGAAACGCTAAAAAATGTGAAATCTTACAGAGGCTCGGCTAGCTTGCGAGCTTAAAAATTCACTGAGTTACAATTGTACATCATCAAGTACCATAAAATAAAATAAAATACAAATAAAGGAAATTTTTATGCCATTACTTCTCACAGGGAAAAAATTTCATAACGATTTAAAAACTAACAAATGTCTTGCAATCTTTGCTCCTCTTGAAGGTGGTTATGAAACTCGTCTTTTGAGGAGAATGAGGGCCAAAGGCTTTAAAACTTTTATAACCTCAGCAAGAGGGCTTGGAGATCCAGAAGTCTTCTTACTCAAATTGCATGGAGTTAGACCACCGCACCTTGGTCATCAAAGCGTAGGAAGAAATGGAGCACTCGGGGAAGTTCAACAAGTTATCCCACAAGCTTCTGAGTTATTTAATGAAAATGATAAAAATAAATTACTTTGGTTATTAGAAGGTCAAGTACTTTCTCAATCTGAATTAGAGAGCTTAATAGAGATTTGCACTAAAGATAATAAACTAACGATAGTTGTTGAAATGGGGGGTTCAAGAAAACTTGAATGGAAGTCGTTAAGTAATTATATTTTAGATGAATTTGAAAATTAAATCGTTTGATTATAACTAAGAATAAAAAAGATAAATGGATTAAATTAATTTGTGGTGCAAGTAATGAAGATATTGTTGCCATAGAAGATTTATGTGCAATTTATACTGCTGCAGGTGTCGACTACATAGATGTTGCCGCAGAAGAATCTATAGTACACGCAGCAAAAAAAGGAATCGAGTGGGCAAAAAAAGTCTTTAAAAACTCCCCTGGATTAATGATAAGCATTAGTGATGGAAATGATATCCACTTTCGTAAAGCAAAATTTGATCCATTGAAATGTCCCCCTAAGTGTCCAAGACCGTGCGAAAAAGTATGCCCCACCTTTGCAATTGATAATTCTGGGATCAAAAAGAGTAAATGTTATGGATGTGGAAGATGTTTGAATAGCTGTCCCCTAAATCTAATTAGTGAATATGAATATAATTTGTCAAAAGATGATTTAGGATCAACACTTCAGAAAATAAAACCTAATGCAGTAGAAATTCATACAGAAATCAATCGCCTAGATTCTTTTGCAAAAGTTGTCAGTATCATTAAAAGTTCTAGAAAAAAATTAGACAAGATATCTATCAGTTGTGGATTAAATCAATCTTTCAAAAAATCACAAGAGCCCGAAGATCTTTTGAAAGCTCTTTGGGAAAGATATGAAATTCTTAAAAAACTTGATATTCCCCTTATTTGGCAGCTAGATGGAAGGCCAATGTCTGGAGATCTTGCTCCTTCAACGAGTAGAGATGCTGTAGAGTTGTTTGAAAAAATAGGTTCAGATCTTCCACCTGGATTAATTCAATTGGCAGGAGGAACAAATGAAAAAACTCATGAATTTTTGAATTCAAACAATCTTCCAGACGGAATAGCATTTGGAAGTGCTGCAAGAAAAATTATGCAGCCCCTTATTGAATTTGCTCACAAAAACAACAAAAAACTCTATGAATATCCTGAAAGAATGGCTTTAGCGATCAAAAAAGCTAAAAAATTTCTAGAGCCATGGAAATCGAGCTCATTCAAATAATATTTTTATTTTTCAAAACTAGCGCCATGTTTATAAAAACTTTGTATTTTTTGGATAGAAAAAAATCTTTTAATGTATTAAAATAAAAAATCAATGGGCCGTCGCCAAGTGGTAAGGCATCGGGTTTTGGTCTCGACATTCCTAGGTTCGAATCCTAGCGGCCCAGTTCTAATATTTAATAGGTGTCTTCTCAAAAAATATTTCTATTTGATTTCGATGGAGTAATAGTTGATGGAATGCAAGAATATTGGCATAGTTCCTTGCTGGCCTGTGAAAGATATCTAAATTCACCCTACATCTCTGTTGATCAAAAACTTTATAAAAGAGTACCAAATTCTTTTAAAGAAATGCGGCCTTTGGTTAAATATGGTTGGGAAATGATTCTAATTGCTCACGAAATTATAAAATCAGAAAATCAATTAAAAAATGATAATAAAGATGATTTCATTAATAATTATCATCAAAATTGCCAGAGGATATTAAATGAAAATTCCTGGATTGCCGAAGATTTACAAAAAATGTTAGATCAGTCGCGCAAGTACCAAATTGATAAAGATTTTAAATCGTGGGTAAATTTACATAATCCGTTTTTTGAAATTATAAATTTCATGAAAAAATTAAGGAGAAAAGAAATAAAAACAGGAGTCATAACAACAAAAGGAAAGATATTTGCAGAAAAAATCCTTAAACAATTAAATATTTTTCCAGAATATATTTTTGGTTATGAATCCGGAACTAAAATCAAAATAGCTAAAAAGCTTACAAAAACTTATGAAATTTTAGGCTTTATAGAAGATAGAAAAAAGACTCTAATAGAAATTAAAAAAAATTCAGAAACTTCTCACATTCCATGCTTCCTAGCTGATTGGGGATATTTGAAAGAATCAGATAGATACAATTTAAGTAATGAAATCAAATTATTAAAGTTAGACAAGCTTGAGGAATTAGTTGCAATTTAAAGATGATAAGCTAAAGTACAGATGTACTATAGTTTTATTTATAAAGTTTGGTTTAAATAAAAATTTCCAAATTTAGAATAATTACAAGAACTTTAACCGATAAATCAAACAATGAGCCTTGAAGAAAAGAAAACAACTGAATCAAAAGAAAAAGACAAGGCATTAAGTCTTGTCTTAGGTCAAATAGAAAGAAATTTCGGAAGAGGATCAATAATGAGACTTGGTGACGCCTCAAGAATGAAAGTTGAAACAATATCTACTGGAGCGCTGACCTTAGATTTAGCATTAGGAGGAGGATATCCAAAAGGAAGAGTAGTAGAAGTTTACGGACCAGAAAGTTCAGGAAAAACTACATTAACACTTCACGCGATTGCGGAAGTCCAAAAGAATGGAGGAGTAGCTGCATTTGTAGATGCTGAGCATGCACTCGATCCAGTTTATGCAGCCTCTCTAGGAGTTGATGTTGAAAATTTGTTAGTTTCACAACCAGATACTGGTGAAATGGCTCTAGAAATAGTTGACCAACTTATAAGATCAAGTGCAGTAGATCTTGTTGTTGTTGACTCGGTCGCTGCACTAACCCCAAGAGCCGAGATAGAAGGAGAAATGGGAGATCACGTAATTGGAAGCCAAGCAAGGCTAATGAGTCAAGCAATGAGGAAAATAACAGGGAATATTGGCAAATCTGGTTGTACGGTAATATTCCTGAATCAATTACGCCTAAAAATTGGAGTTACGTACGGCAATCCAGAAACAACCACAGGAGGTAATGCATTAAAATTTTATGCCTCAGTGAGACTTGATATCAGAAGAATTCAAACTCTTAAAAGAGGTACTGAAGAATATGGTATAAGAGCAAAAGTGAAAGTAGCAAAAAACAAAGTTGCACCACCATTTAGAATTGCAGAGTTTGATATTCTCTTCGGAAAAGGTATTAGTACAACAGGATGTTTATTAGATTTAGCAGAAGAAACTAATATCATAATAAGGAGAGGTGCTTGGTATAGTTATGAAGGAGAAAATATTGGACAAGGGAGAGATAACACAATTATTTGGCTTGATCAAAACTTAGAAATTAGGAATAAAGTAGAATCCATGGTTAAGGAGAAATTAACAGAAGGGACTGAAGTAAGTTCTAATTCAATGAAAGCATTAAATAGTAATCCAGCTAATACAATCGCTGTTAATGATATAAAAACAGTAGCTTAGATTTATAAAGAATCAGCTAAAGTCCACCACCCAGCAGCAGGGCCTATAAATCTCACGACAATCCATAAGATTACTAACCCTCCGATCCCAAACCAACTGGCCTTAATACTTAATTTAATTAGGTTATCTCTTTGATTGATTGTAAAAGGTAGCCATTCAAATAATCTTGGAGAATCATCAAATTTAGTTTTAGTATTATTTTTTTTTGGAGGTAAACCAAGTGTTTTGCGTCTTTTTGCTTCTCCCATATTTCATTAGTTATTTACAAAATCATAACCTAATCGAAAGGTAACATATAGTTAATTTTTTTTGAGGGTTGAATGTTTTGCAAAAGTAATCTTCCCCAGTTTCTTTTATTTACCCTTCCATCTAAAATTATTAACTTACCTGAATTTCTTCTTAAAGGAGAAACAGCTCTTTCAAGTTTTATTCTTGCTTGAGGAAGAAAGAAGTCTCTAAACCAATCCTGAGAAAGCTTGTTTTTATAAGAAACCGTAATTGCATTAATAGGTTCTGACATATTTGGAATCGGAAGTAAAGGAATGATAATTTGTTCTGGAATTTGAATTAAAAAAGAATTAATAATCCACCAATCAAAACTAGAGCAAAGAATTTCATTTTTACCAGAGGGAATTGTCTCTAGCAATACCCTCTTCCCGTACTTAGAAGCTAATTCTGTAGCAAGGTTTGTTTTTAAATCAATATCATCAGATAAAACTACAGTCAAACCCTTTCTAAAAAGTATTAACTTTTTGCAAGTATCCAAGATTGAGTTAGTAAAAAGAGGATTATTAGGAAGCAACTGTTTAGGAGGTATATATAATTTAATCTTTTTCTCTTCAAAATTACTTTTAAAATTAATAACTAAGTCAATATCTAAACTAATTTTTTTTAGATACATTTGGAAAAAATTATCTTTTCGCAATGCTGATAAAAAAACAAATTTATTATTCAAAAAAAGTTTCTTAATTTGAGAAAGTTCATCTATTGGCTGCAAATACAAATTCCAATCTAAATTTATATCATTTAATTTTACCCAGCATGCCCAGCCTTGAGATAATGCTTTATTAACGCTAAAAAATTTATCTGAGAAAAAAGAATTTTCATAAAAAAATTTTGAAAAGAAACTAATTTCATTTTCATCTAAATTGATATAACTATTTCCTAAGACCTTTCTCGAGAAAAACTTTTTCTTCAACGAATCATATACTTTTAAAAATTCTTGATTGATTAATTCAAATTCTTTAAAGTTTTTTGTCCAATCCTTTTTAAGTAAGGAAATCCTAAAGTGATTTTTTAAATCCTCTTTTATATCCTCAATTCCAGAATAAACTATTCTATGGTTTGTAAAATTATAAAAATTGGGATCATTAAGTAAATCTTGAATTGTTATCAAGCGGACATAATAATTTGAAAAAATAAATTGATCATTTTTGAAAATAAAATTAAAGCCTAGATTTTTCAATGAATCAATCTGAAATTGGCTTATAAATTGAATTTTTTCTCTAGATAAAATAAAAGTTGAATCCTCTTCCTTTAAAAATAGAGAAATCAAAATTGGAGGTAACCAATCATAGCTAGAGAAAATTTCTGAATTAATTAAATATGTAGAATCATTTTCAATACATTTGGAAATTATCCTCCCAAAAGAATATATATGTTTCCAGCTAATACTTTGA includes the following:
- the rplP gene encoding 50S ribosomal protein L16, with protein sequence MLSPKRTKFRKQHRGRMRGVASKGNTIAFGQFALQAQDCGWVTARQIEASRRAMTRYIKRGGQIWIRIFPDKPVTMRPAETRMGSGKGNPEFWVAVVKPGRILFEMGGEDITEETAKEAMRLAQYKLPVKTKFISIDKNLEVSSQENTKNSKKSQEEVKQ
- the rpmC gene encoding 50S ribosomal protein L29, which gives rise to MKNSESLKEFKKLNSDQITEKIGQLRKDLFELRFKQATRQLNETHKFKIIKKQVAQLLTLSKTQSASKTTSD
- the rplE gene encoding 50S ribosomal protein L5, which gives rise to MTLKNRYKESIRPKLLKDLGLKNIHQVPKVVKVNVNRGLGEAASNSKALEASLNEMATITGQKALVTRAKKAIAGFKIREGMPIGCTVTLRGDRMYSFLERFINLALPRIRDFRGVNPKSFDGRGNYTVGVKEQLIFPEISFDKIDSIRGMDITIVTSARSDQEGKALLQELGMPFSKN
- the rplN gene encoding 50S ribosomal protein L14, which gives rise to MIQQETYLTVADNSGAKRLQCIRVLGSNRRYAHVGDVIVATVKDALPNMGVKKSEVVKAVIVRTKATLRRNTGNSIRFDDNAAVLINEDKNPKGTRVFGPVARELRDKNYTKIVSLAPEVI
- the rpsQ gene encoding 30S ribosomal protein S17 — protein: MALKERIGTVVSDKMDKTVVVAVINRYPHPTYKKIVSRTTRYKAHDPENTCVLGDRVKIRETRPLSAHKRWAIEEILNKTSQAKEVKK
- the rplX gene encoding 50S ribosomal protein L24 — protein: MLDSLKQKKNFQRIKMRIKTGDLVKVINGKEKGKTGEVLKTIPLENRVVVKGINLRTKHVKPTQEGETGRILTEEASLHASNVMFFSKEKNLTSKIEYFIDKEGVKKRRLKKTGEVID
- the rpsS gene encoding 30S ribosomal protein S19 — protein: MGRSLKKGPFIADSLLKKVEKQNTDNDKSVIKTWSRSSTILPLMIGHTIAVHNGKTHIPVFITEQMIGHKLGEFAPTRTYRGHIRDKKGAKS
- a CDS encoding 50S ribosomal protein L23, whose protein sequence is MSKLFNSRLADVIRKPVITEKATNALDFNQYTFEVDHRAAKPQIKAAIEALFSVKVIGVNTMNPPRRTRRVGKFSGKRSQVKKAIVRLAEGDKIQLFPES
- the rpsC gene encoding 30S ribosomal protein S3; this encodes MGHKIHPSGLRLGITQEHRSKWFATSKTYPILLQEDFKIRTFIQKKYGAAGISDVLIARKADQLELELKTARPGVIVGRQGSGIEELRSGIQKTIGDRTRQVRINVVEVERVDADAFLLAEYIAQQLEKRVAFRRTIRMALQRAQRAGVLGLKIQVGGRLNGAEIARTEWTREGRVPLHTLRAEIDYATREANTTYGVLGIKVWVFKGEVLPKEEQTIPVGASPKRKASRRPQQFEDRSNENS
- the rplD gene encoding 50S ribosomal protein L4, with the translated sequence MTTLETLKWDGKKSGKVSLDLAVAKKTSSADLIHRAVLRQLANKRQGTASTLTRSEVRGGGRKPYKQKGTGRARQGSIRTPLRPGGGIIFGPKPRSYNLDMNRKERRLALRTALMSRVSDIKAVEDFGSTLKQPKTSDIINGLARLGIQKTEKVLVILDSPSDIIKKSINNIEKVKLIAADQLNVFDILNANKLVIGQSAIDKIQEVYAS
- the rplV gene encoding 50S ribosomal protein L22 — translated: MTTTPETQKTAVAHGNYVRGSASKVRRVLDQIRGRSYRDALIMLEFMPYRSTDPITKVLRSAVANAEHNLGMDPSTLVISSAWANSGPVMKRYRPRAQGRAFSIKKQTCHISISVESAPTQTNAEVQN
- the ndhN gene encoding NAD(P)H-quinone oxidoreductase subunit N, whose translation is MPLLLTGKKFHNDLKTNKCLAIFAPLEGGYETRLLRRMRAKGFKTFITSARGLGDPEVFLLKLHGVRPPHLGHQSVGRNGALGEVQQVIPQASELFNENDKNKLLWLLEGQVLSQSELESLIEICTKDNKLTIVVEMGGSRKLEWKSLSNYILDEFEN
- the rplC gene encoding 50S ribosomal protein L3, with the protein product MSIGILGKKLGMSQLFDEKGNSVPVTLIEAGPCRITQLKTTALDGYTAVQIGYGLSKDKHISKPEKGHLLKSGEELLKHLKEYRVEETSSYEIGNQITVKNFEVGQKVDISGKSMGRGFAGYQKRHGFSRGPMSHGSKNHRAPGSTGAGTTPGRIYPGKRMAGRYGGKQITTKGLLVLKIDDQKNLLVVKGSVPGKPGSIINIKPNNIVGKKGGEKS
- a CDS encoding LdpA C-terminal domain-containing domain, whose translation is MIITKNKKDKWIKLICGASNEDIVAIEDLCAIYTAAGVDYIDVAAEESIVHAAKKGIEWAKKVFKNSPGLMISISDGNDIHFRKAKFDPLKCPPKCPRPCEKVCPTFAIDNSGIKKSKCYGCGRCLNSCPLNLISEYEYNLSKDDLGSTLQKIKPNAVEIHTEINRLDSFAKVVSIIKSSRKKLDKISISCGLNQSFKKSQEPEDLLKALWERYEILKKLDIPLIWQLDGRPMSGDLAPSTSRDAVELFEKIGSDLPPGLIQLAGGTNEKTHEFLNSNNLPDGIAFGSAARKIMQPLIEFAHKNNKKLYEYPERMALAIKKAKKFLEPWKSSSFK
- the rpsH gene encoding 30S ribosomal protein S8, translated to MSNHDPISDMLTRIRNASQKKHTTTSIPSSKMSLSIAKVLQKEGFISDINEEGEGYKSQIILGLKYSGKNKFPTIRSMQRVSKPGLRIYKNTRALPKVLGGLGVAIISTSKGVMSDRDARKQGIGGEVLCYVY
- the rplB gene encoding 50S ribosomal protein L2, which encodes MAIRKFKPYTPGTRQRVVTDFSEITSSKPERSLIVSKHRVKGRNNRGVITCRHRGGGHKRQYRLVDFRRDKRNINAKVAAIHYDPHRNARLALLFYEDGEKRYIIAPAGVKVGQNVISGESVPIEDGNAMPLSVMPLGSSVHCVELYAGRGAQMVRSAGASAQVMAKEGDYVALKLPSTEVRLVRKECYATLGEVGNSEIRNTSLGKAGRRRWLGRRPQVRGSVMNPCDHPHGGGEGKAPIGRAGPVTPWGKPALGLKTRKKNKPSNKLVVRRRRRISKRSRGGRDS